DNA sequence from the Geobacter sp. AOG2 genome:
GGAAATGCCCCGATTGCGGTGCCTGGAACAGCATGGCCGAAGAGGCGGTCGCCAAACCGGCCCACGGCTTGCCGGCGGGCGGGGCCTCCCGCCCGGTGCCGATCTGCGATGTGCCGGCCCAGTCGGAAACGCGCATAAGCTGCGGCATCGTCGAACTGGACCGGGTGCTGGGGGGCGGTATCGTCCCCGGCTCCCTGGTGCTGATCGGGGGAGACCCCGGCATCGGCAAGTCAACCCTGCTGCTCCAGGCCATGCACAACCTGGCGGCCGGCGGCGGTCCGGTGCTGTACGTGTCCGGCGAGGAGTCCGCCTCTCAGACCCGCCTGCGGGGAGAGCGGTTGGGGGTCTCTCACAAGGGACTCCTGGTTCTGGCGGAAAACTCGCTGGAGGCCATCATAGCCCATGCCATAGCTCTCAAACCACAAGCGCTGGTGGTGGACTCCATCCAGACGGTCTGGACCTCTTCCCTGGAATCCGCCCCCGGCAGCGTCAGCCAGGTCAGGGAGTCGGCCGGCAAACTGATGCTTTTGGCCAAGGGAAATAATATCCCGGCCTTCATTGTGGGGCATGTCACCAAGGACGGCGCCATTGCCGGGCCGCGGGTGCTCGAACACATGGTGGATACGGTGTTGTACTTTGAGGGGGACGGTAGCCACCCTTTCCGTATCCTGCGGGCAGTCAAGAACCGTTTCGGCTCCACCAACGAGATCGGCGTGTTCGAGATGAAACAGGAGGGATTGTGCTGCGTGGATAACCCTTCGGAGCTCTTTCTTGCCGAACGGCCTCTCGGTGTCGCCGGTTCCGTGGTCACCACCTCCCTGGAGGGAAGCCGGCCGCTCTTGGTTGAGCTTCAGGCGCTGGTGAGCCAGTCATCCTACGGCGTCCCCCGTCGCACGACCATTGGGGTTGACCACAACCGCCTGGCGCTTTTGGTTGCAGTATTGGAAAAAAAGGTTGGGCTGCATCTGGGCGGGCAGGACATTTTCCTGAATGCCGCCGGAGGGGTGCGCCTCAACGAGCCGGCAGCCGACCTGGCCATGATCATGGCGGTGGCTTCCAGCCACCTGGACAAGGTAATCGCCCCCCAGAGCGTTGTCCTGGGGGAGGTGGGGCTGGCCGGCGAGGTGCGGGCCGTGACCCAGCCGGAGCAGCGTATAGCCGAGGCGGAGAAGCTCGGCTTCCGGACAGCCATCCTGCCGGCAGGCAACCTGAAAAGGCTCAAGAAAGGGAAGATCAGGCTGGTAGGGGTTTCTTCGGTTGAGGAGGCCATGAACCATGTCCTGGAATAGCGGCCGGTCGGGCCTGCGGCCATTTTTTTCTGGACTTGCCGTGCGGTAACCTATAAAATCTGTACATTTATATGAATCCAGGAGCAGGCCATGGAAGCGGAAAAGATTGAATATTTCAGAAATGTTCTGATCGAAGAGATGAAGTCTCTGCTCGGCGAGGCAGACAAGACTGTTACGGAAATGACCTCCGATGCATCCAACTTCCCCGATCCCACCGACCGCGCCACCCAGGAATCGGACCGTAATTTCGAACTGCGCATCCGTGACCGGGAACGCAGGTTGATCAACAAGATCAAGGACGCCCTGGAACGCATCGATGCCGGTGAATTCGGCATATGTGAGGAGTGCGGCGAGGAAATCAGTGAAGCGCGCCTCAAGGCGCGGCCGGTGACGACGCTCTGCATCAACTGCAAAATGGAAGAAGAAGAGAAAGAACGCCGTAAATAGGCATCCGGCAACCCCCGCATACCCTGCGGCAGGTGTACGACATGGAAGTCCGCACCCCTCCCCAACAGACCGTCCCTCGAAAACAACTGGATGAACTGACGATCCTCTATCAGTTCAGTAATACCATGTTGTCCACCATTCGTCTCAACAAGCTCACCCATCTCATTCTCACTGCCCTCACCTCCCGCACTACCGGGATCTTTGAACGAGCCATGCTGTTCCTGCGCAACGAAAAATCGGGTATGCTGCAGGGCATGCTCGGCATCACGCGGGATACCGCCGAGGGGTTGAAGGTGGTGGGGGGCGACGACGCCCTCAGCAGTCGCTGGGATATGGATGATGACGCGATTGTCCACCAGCGGGAGTCCGCCTTTTCGAAACACGTCCGCTCGACCCGCATCGAGGCCGGTGCGGATTGCACCATCATGCGGCGTGTCGTCCGCGAGCACCGCCTCTATGCCCTGGGCGAAGACGGTTGCCAAGTCTGTGAGTCCTGCGATTTCATCCAGCGCCTTGGCATCACGGCTTTTGCCGTCGCCCCCCTCGTCGCCCGGGACAAGGCTTTGGGGATCATTGTCGTGGATAATCCGGTTTCAAACAAGCTGATCGGCCGCGACGACCTGCATTTTCTTCAACTCATCGCCAATCAGGCCGGCATGGCGGTTGAAAACTCCATGCTCTACAACCGCATCGAAGAGGCCCACTCCAACCTGCGTGATGCCAGGGAACGCCTTGTCCATGGCGAACGACTGGCGGCCATAGGCGAGATGGCGGCGAACCTGGCCCATGAACTCAAAAATCCACTCGTAACCATCGGCGGTTTTGCCGGACGGCTGGTCAAAGGGCTCGCCAGCGATTCCCGGGAACACCAGTACGCCGACACCATCGTGAAGGAGATCGGCCGATTGGAGCGGATGCTGGCCGATATCCTGGGTTTTTCTCGCAAGCCGACCATCTGCTACAGCAATTGCGACGTGGGCGATATCCTGGAGGATTGTTTTGCAAGCTGCGCCACGACTCTCGAGGACCATGGCGTCACCCTTGCCAGATCGTTTGAAGACGGCCCCTGGCCGACCCTGGGGGATGCGTACCAGCTTAAGCAGGTTTTTCTTAACATCATGTTGAACGCCTGTGAAGCGATGTCTGACGGTGGCTCGCTTCATGTTTCGCTTAGAAAAGTATCCCTTGACAAAAAATGCATATTGGTTAGCATACGGGACTCGGGCGGGGGCATACCAGCCGACATGCTGCCGAGGATCTTCACCCCCTTCTTCACCACCAAGCCTCACGGCACCGGCTTGGGGCTTGCAATCGTCAACCGTATCCTGCAGAATCACGGTGGTAGCATCGAGGCGAGAAACGAAGGTAGCGGAGCCGTGTTTACCGTGATCTTGCAGCAGGCGGAAACACCGTAGAATTCATATGATCTGGGGCTGTAGCTCAGTTGGGAGAGCGATGCGTTCGCAACGCATAGGCCGTCGGTTCGATCCCGATCAGCTCCACCAGATAAAAACAGGCATTTGCATTATATTGCAAATGCCTGTTTTTGTAGCTGCCTCATAGGTTTGCCAGAAGATCCATCCGGTAAGCGGGAATGGACGGTTTATCTGAGGGGATGTTTGTGGCTATTTTTGGGGAAGGCTGCGCATTTCTTGTAAAAGGGTAATGATGCTATTGTTCCAGCCCGCGACTCGCTCCCTGTGGCTCACTGAACCCCGTATTCTCTGAGCTTGCGATAGAGTGTCGCCACGCTGATCTTCAGCACGGCCGCCGCAGGATATATTTTGCCATCCATGGCATGAAGAACTCCCAGAATATAGTCCTGCTCTATCTCACTCAGGGAGCGCATGCAGCCCGACACCACAGGCGTCAGGGGCACGACCCGCAACTCGCAGGGGAAATCGTCAACATCAATCTGGCTGCCCTGGCACAGTGCAACGGCATATTCTACGGAATTCTGAAGTTCCCGAACATTGCCCGGCCAGTCGTAACGGAGCAGCCGGTCAGCGGCGCTTGGTGTGAAACCCGTTATGGAACGCCTCAGATTTTTGGCTATCTTGGTGAGAAAAAAACGCGCCAAGGGCAGAATATCCTCATGGCGTTCACGTAGTGGAGGGACCCGCAGTTCAATCACCCGCAGGCGATAATAAAGGTCTTGGCGGAAGCGGCCTGCGTTAATCTCATTCGCCAGATTCCGGTTCGTTGCGGCGACCACCCGGACGTCGATAGGGCGGGACTTGTTCTCACCCACGCGCCGTATCTCGCGCTCCTGCAAGACCCGCAGCAGCTTTACCTGCATGCCCGGCGACACCTCGCCAATTTCGTCCAGGAACAGCGTCCCGCCGGTAGCCGCCTCGAAAAGGCCCTGCCGGTCCTTATCCGCGCCGGTAAAGGCTCCTTTGGCGTGCCCGAATAGTTCGCTCTCCAGCAATGTTTCGGTGAGTGCGCCGCAGTTCACGGCAACAAATGGCAGGCACTCCCGTGCGGATTGGTCATGGATGAAGCGGGCAATTCGCTCCTTGCCGACGCCGCTATCTCCACTTATGAGCACCGTTGAGTCAACAGCGGCGATACGCCGGGCAATATCGACGATACTCCGCATCGCCGCGCTCCGCGCCGTGATGGGTTGGTCGGCATCTTCATTGTCCTCGAGGAACGCAAGTTGCTCTTTCCGTTTCTTTAGTCGGTTTTCGATACAATGGAGCTTGTCGCTGAGTTCCTTCAATATTGCCGATGAGGACTCCATTTGGTAGTAGGTAAGGTGGGGTCCGATCTCCGTCCCCCATTTTTCCTTGAAATGCGCCACCACATGGCAGGTGGCATCCCCTTTCCCGCGACACTTGTCTTCAATGAAGTACACTTCCCGGCCTTCAATGCAGGAGACAAATCCACTGGCATAGCCTACCAGCGTCCAGCAAACCGGTTCCTTCTCCAGTCCAATATGCAGCAGGTGTTGCTCTGCTTCGAAGCTTTCATCCCATATCGAGTCTATTAGTGGTTCGTCGCCTTCTCCCTTGGTTCGCTTG
Encoded proteins:
- a CDS encoding sigma-54-dependent Fis family transcriptional regulator: MKVDDLDLRELLSFNPKGGSIQFMDERALLFDAAALGLLRKELIDNLGMFAARSILTRFGYAHGWRTAENMRSKMPEIWKEAKGKAGPKFHSLTGLVKVRNSKRTKGEGDEPLIDSIWDESFEAEQHLLHIGLEKEPVCWTLVGYASGFVSCIEGREVYFIEDKCRGKGDATCHVVAHFKEKWGTEIGPHLTYYQMESSSAILKELSDKLHCIENRLKKRKEQLAFLEDNEDADQPITARSAAMRSIVDIARRIAAVDSTVLISGDSGVGKERIARFIHDQSARECLPFVAVNCGALTETLLESELFGHAKGAFTGADKDRQGLFEAATGGTLFLDEIGEVSPGMQVKLLRVLQEREIRRVGENKSRPIDVRVVAATNRNLANEINAGRFRQDLYYRLRVIELRVPPLRERHEDILPLARFFLTKIAKNLRRSITGFTPSAADRLLRYDWPGNVRELQNSVEYAVALCQGSQIDVDDFPCELRVVPLTPVVSGCMRSLSEIEQDYILGVLHAMDGKIYPAAAVLKISVATLYRKLREYGVQ
- the radA gene encoding DNA repair protein RadA, which encodes MKHKTVFTCQKCGCQSPKWLGKCPDCGAWNSMAEEAVAKPAHGLPAGGASRPVPICDVPAQSETRISCGIVELDRVLGGGIVPGSLVLIGGDPGIGKSTLLLQAMHNLAAGGGPVLYVSGEESASQTRLRGERLGVSHKGLLVLAENSLEAIIAHAIALKPQALVVDSIQTVWTSSLESAPGSVSQVRESAGKLMLLAKGNNIPAFIVGHVTKDGAIAGPRVLEHMVDTVLYFEGDGSHPFRILRAVKNRFGSTNEIGVFEMKQEGLCCVDNPSELFLAERPLGVAGSVVTTSLEGSRPLLVELQALVSQSSYGVPRRTTIGVDHNRLALLVAVLEKKVGLHLGGQDIFLNAAGGVRLNEPAADLAMIMAVASSHLDKVIAPQSVVLGEVGLAGEVRAVTQPEQRIAEAEKLGFRTAILPAGNLKRLKKGKIRLVGVSSVEEAMNHVLE
- a CDS encoding GAF domain-containing sensor histidine kinase, which codes for MEVRTPPQQTVPRKQLDELTILYQFSNTMLSTIRLNKLTHLILTALTSRTTGIFERAMLFLRNEKSGMLQGMLGITRDTAEGLKVVGGDDALSSRWDMDDDAIVHQRESAFSKHVRSTRIEAGADCTIMRRVVREHRLYALGEDGCQVCESCDFIQRLGITAFAVAPLVARDKALGIIVVDNPVSNKLIGRDDLHFLQLIANQAGMAVENSMLYNRIEEAHSNLRDARERLVHGERLAAIGEMAANLAHELKNPLVTIGGFAGRLVKGLASDSREHQYADTIVKEIGRLERMLADILGFSRKPTICYSNCDVGDILEDCFASCATTLEDHGVTLARSFEDGPWPTLGDAYQLKQVFLNIMLNACEAMSDGGSLHVSLRKVSLDKKCILVSIRDSGGGIPADMLPRIFTPFFTTKPHGTGLGLAIVNRILQNHGGSIEARNEGSGAVFTVILQQAETP
- the dksA gene encoding RNA polymerase-binding protein DksA — protein: MEAEKIEYFRNVLIEEMKSLLGEADKTVTEMTSDASNFPDPTDRATQESDRNFELRIRDRERRLINKIKDALERIDAGEFGICEECGEEISEARLKARPVTTLCINCKMEEEEKERRK